One genomic segment of Desulforamulus reducens MI-1 includes these proteins:
- a CDS encoding IS1380-like element ISDre4 family transposase — MKKIRNKKIKTKNRDDDRLTIFEIEQGDEELTTHSGLALIGALLTNTKIKTRLNNTMSAEQKKPHISNGSVGIAYIGLLCQGKSDFDHIEPFREDNFFAISLNIKETPSSPTLRQRLDMVAKDKQWNNILLEESAGLIKKTNAPLTPVYLGQENRAYLPLDIDVSPFDNSNTKKEGVSRTYKGTDGYAPIFAYLAKEGYCVNTELRQGSEHCQKNTSEFVAESIRYARKITQLPLLLRMDSGNDSASNIEICLNDDTKADFIIKRNLRKETPEGWLLLAKNNKDIYCQEREGKKVYYGSMMKYKKELKREIRVVYKITERTFGKDGQIFLVPQVEAETYWTSLPDPPHVIERLYHEHGTSEQFHSELKTDLDLERLPSGKFDTNNLILHFGVVAYNLLRMIGQSTTRMQHVPLRKQAERRRIRTVIQNLITLASRLVSHARKKKLRFGKHSPWFETFKQAYSVCLAR, encoded by the coding sequence ATGAAAAAGATAAGAAACAAGAAAATCAAAACCAAAAACAGAGACGATGATAGGCTCACTATCTTTGAAATTGAACAAGGTGACGAAGAGCTAACCACCCATTCGGGCTTAGCTCTTATCGGAGCCTTACTGACTAATACCAAGATAAAAACACGACTGAACAATACAATGTCTGCTGAACAAAAGAAACCCCATATTTCTAATGGAAGTGTTGGTATTGCCTACATTGGCTTGTTATGCCAAGGCAAGAGTGATTTTGACCACATTGAACCCTTTCGAGAAGATAATTTCTTTGCAATCTCGTTAAACATCAAAGAGACACCGTCAAGCCCAACCCTTCGCCAACGATTAGATATGGTTGCTAAAGATAAGCAATGGAATAATATCCTGTTGGAAGAATCTGCGGGGCTAATCAAAAAAACAAATGCACCACTAACCCCAGTGTACCTGGGTCAAGAAAATAGAGCTTATCTTCCACTAGATATTGATGTGTCTCCCTTTGATAACTCCAACACCAAAAAAGAAGGGGTCTCCCGCACCTACAAAGGCACCGATGGTTACGCTCCCATCTTTGCATATCTAGCAAAGGAAGGTTATTGCGTAAATACTGAGCTACGCCAAGGGAGTGAACATTGCCAAAAGAACACCTCAGAATTCGTTGCCGAAAGCATTCGCTATGCCAGAAAAATTACCCAGTTGCCTTTGCTTTTAAGGATGGACTCAGGCAATGACAGCGCTAGTAATATTGAAATTTGCTTAAATGATGATACTAAGGCTGATTTCATTATTAAGCGAAACCTTCGCAAAGAAACCCCTGAAGGGTGGCTACTATTGGCAAAGAACAATAAAGATATTTACTGCCAGGAACGTGAAGGTAAAAAAGTCTACTATGGTTCCATGATGAAATACAAAAAGGAGCTGAAAAGAGAAATCAGGGTAGTTTACAAAATTACCGAAAGAACCTTTGGTAAAGATGGCCAGATATTTCTCGTACCCCAGGTGGAGGCAGAAACCTATTGGACCTCATTGCCAGACCCTCCACATGTAATCGAAAGACTATACCACGAACATGGCACCAGTGAGCAGTTTCACAGCGAACTTAAGACAGACCTGGATTTAGAAAGACTGCCCTCTGGCAAATTTGACACTAACAACCTAATACTACATTTTGGAGTAGTGGCCTACAATCTGTTGCGCATGATAGGACAATCAACAACTAGAATGCAGCATGTGCCCTTGCGAAAGCAGGCAGAACGCCGTAGGATTAGGACGGTGATTCAGAACTTAATCACGTTGGCATCACGGTTAGTTTCACATGCAAGAAAGAAGAAATTACGATTTGGAAAGCACAGTCCCTGGTTTGAAACATTTAAACAAGCTTACTCTGTGTGTTTAGCAAGATAG
- a CDS encoding DUF6385 domain-containing protein: protein MPNFKIFQDNPDYARIKIYGNKDVSVNTDTSGNLGITSTGLAITPPSGGLAITPPTNGLTITSTGLAITAPTNGLTVTASADGLAITPPSGGLAITPPTNGLTITSTGLAITAPTNGLTVTASADGLAITPPSGGLAITPPTNGLTITSTGLAITAPTNGLTVTASADGLAITPPSGGLAITPPTNGLTITSTGLAITAPTNGLTVTASADGLAITPPTNGILITSTGLAVTGTLSTTLATTDVSATIANKTNTTSSPDETYNVLGIAAWTFGVVNASTVADAQALVKLQISPDAVNWIDEISNVTINQNTVKTFVATTFLKYARISYAAVSAGSAVTLNIFFQGQTS, encoded by the coding sequence ATGCCTAACTTTAAAATTTTTCAAGATAACCCGGATTACGCCAGGATAAAAATCTATGGTAATAAGGATGTTTCTGTTAATACAGATACCTCGGGTAACCTTGGCATCACCTCAACCGGGTTAGCTATTACTCCACCCTCCGGTGGTCTAGCCATTACACCGCCTACTAACGGCTTAACAATTACCTCTACTGGTCTGGCCATTACTGCACCCACTAACGGTCTTACCGTTACTGCCTCTGCAGACGGGTTAGCTATTACTCCACCCTCCGGTGGTCTAGCCATTACACCGCCTACTAACGGCTTAACAATTACCTCTACTGGTCTGGCCATTACTGCACCCACTAACGGTCTTACCGTTACTGCCTCTGCAGACGGGTTAGCTATTACTCCACCCTCCGGTGGTTTAGCCATTACACCGCCTACTAACGGCTTAACAATTACCTCTACTGGTCTGGCCATTACTGCACCCACTAACGGTCTTACCGTTACTGCCTCTGCAGACGGGTTAGCTATTACTCCACCCTCCGGTGGTTTAGCCATTACACCGCCTACTAACGGCTTAACAATTACCTCTACTGGTCTGGCCATTACTGCACCCACTAACGGTCTTACCGTTACTGCCTCTGCAGACGGGTTAGCTATTACTCCACCTACCAACGGTATATTAATTACTTCAACCGGGTTAGCTGTTACAGGCACACTGTCTACCACACTGGCTACCACCGATGTATCAGCAACAATAGCAAATAAAACCAATACAACCAGTTCACCAGACGAAACCTACAACGTTCTGGGTATTGCCGCCTGGACCTTTGGGGTGGTAAACGCCTCTACAGTTGCCGATGCCCAGGCTCTGGTTAAACTTCAGATTAGCCCCGATGCCGTTAACTGGATAGATGAAATTAGCAACGTTACCATTAACCAAAATACTGTAAAAACCTTTGTTGCAACTACCTTCCTGAAGTATGCCCGGATTTCCTACGCAGCAGTTAGCGCAGGTAGTGCCGTGACACTAAACATCTTCTTCCAGGGTCAGACCTCTTAA
- a CDS encoding tetratricopeptide repeat-containing glycosyltransferase family 2 protein, with protein MGNRISLCMIVKNEEGNIRRCLASVTGVVNEIIVVDTGSTDNTCKIAREMGARIYSFEWNNNFSDARNFSLAKATGDWILFLDADEELAGESREVLVKYVADEQVEGYFIKIINYLGKEGWTETCPDLVFRLFKNRSQYRFRGAIHEQIADVILEKNKQATYRIAEDIIIIHYGYLDSQIDQKDKKNRNLHIIQKEMVENPGNYLLKYHYGVELYRAERYGEAAEVLIQAANNTDSSTIYFPKLLRYIVLAYHSGGQPAKALDVIRQGLQLFPNYADLHYYGGLSLLQLKHYHKAVELFLQAVALPEQPPQYASFAGVRGFRSLYHLGEIAEVFLNYEEALRYYLESLRDNPGFQPALERIIKILKPRENPEYTRECLEKVLDFSSPQATLILSNIFFQQGAYKLTLEFLERLIRMGNSSAEILFRKSFCLIQERRFLEALRILNEYTADSYIYPLAKFNQILCFWVQGKKRKVRSLVQEIRTLEPAEDTESILRLLLRSQEKRKYVHRIFLGKDAVTLLLDIVGRLLYLSELTRVEELFSRVDPKCLGDRMLDIIRLYHEHGYYEKTVELLQEYIEANQNGEAHFLLAETHRELGDFIEADHHYRYAIELDPSQPRYYISQSKLYEDRSEKIKGEVPLE; from the coding sequence ATGGGTAACCGGATTAGTTTGTGTATGATCGTTAAAAATGAGGAAGGTAACATACGTCGGTGTCTGGCAAGTGTTACCGGTGTTGTTAACGAAATAATTGTAGTAGACACGGGGTCCACTGATAATACCTGTAAAATAGCCCGTGAAATGGGAGCAAGAATTTACTCCTTTGAGTGGAATAATAACTTCAGTGATGCCCGCAACTTTTCTTTAGCCAAGGCTACAGGTGATTGGATTTTATTTTTAGATGCTGATGAGGAACTTGCTGGGGAGAGTAGAGAGGTACTGGTCAAGTATGTGGCTGATGAGCAGGTGGAGGGTTACTTTATTAAAATTATTAACTATCTAGGCAAAGAGGGCTGGACGGAAACCTGCCCGGATCTGGTCTTTCGGCTTTTTAAAAACAGGTCACAATACAGGTTTCGTGGGGCCATACATGAGCAAATAGCTGATGTTATCCTGGAAAAAAACAAACAGGCTACCTATCGTATAGCAGAAGATATTATTATCATTCACTACGGATATTTAGACAGTCAAATAGACCAGAAGGATAAAAAAAACAGGAATCTTCATATCATTCAAAAGGAAATGGTAGAGAACCCGGGAAATTACCTGTTGAAATACCACTACGGAGTGGAACTGTACCGGGCTGAAAGATACGGGGAAGCAGCGGAGGTATTGATTCAGGCAGCTAACAATACAGATAGCAGTACCATCTATTTCCCCAAGTTATTAAGGTATATTGTTCTTGCTTACCATTCCGGCGGTCAGCCGGCAAAAGCCCTAGATGTAATCAGGCAGGGGCTGCAGCTTTTCCCCAACTATGCAGACTTGCATTATTACGGTGGACTTAGTTTACTGCAGTTAAAACACTACCATAAAGCTGTAGAGCTTTTCTTACAAGCGGTTGCCTTACCGGAACAGCCGCCTCAATATGCTTCCTTTGCCGGGGTAAGGGGTTTTAGGTCCTTGTATCACCTGGGTGAAATAGCAGAAGTTTTTTTAAACTACGAAGAAGCGCTACGCTATTACCTGGAAAGCTTACGTGACAATCCCGGCTTTCAACCTGCCCTGGAAAGGATTATTAAAATCCTAAAACCTAGGGAAAACCCTGAATACACCAGGGAATGTTTGGAAAAAGTCCTTGACTTTAGCAGTCCCCAGGCCACTCTTATCCTGTCAAATATATTTTTTCAACAAGGGGCCTATAAGTTAACTTTAGAATTTTTGGAAAGATTAATCAGAATGGGTAACTCATCTGCAGAAATACTTTTTAGAAAGTCCTTTTGTTTAATACAGGAAAGAAGGTTTCTGGAAGCTCTCAGGATATTGAATGAATATACTGCGGACAGCTATATTTATCCCCTGGCAAAATTTAACCAAATATTATGTTTTTGGGTTCAGGGCAAAAAGCGAAAGGTTCGATCCCTTGTTCAGGAAATTCGCACCCTAGAACCTGCGGAGGACACGGAGAGTATTTTAAGACTTTTATTAAGGTCTCAGGAAAAGAGAAAATATGTTCACAGAATATTCCTGGGTAAAGATGCTGTTACACTTTTACTGGATATAGTCGGGAGATTGCTTTATCTTAGCGAACTGACCAGGGTAGAAGAACTCTTTAGCAGGGTAGACCCTAAATGCTTGGGTGATCGGATGTTGGACATTATAAGACTTTACCACGAGCATGGTTACTATGAAAAAACAGTAGAACTTTTACAAGAATATATAGAAGCAAACCAGAACGGTGAGGCTCATTTTTTACTGGCGGAAACCCACCGGGAGTTAGGGGATTTTATAGAGGCTGACCACCATTACCGTTACGCCATCGAGCTTGACCCGTCCCAGCCACGCTACTATATTAGCCAAAGTAAGCTTTACGAGGATCGGTCTGAGAAGATCAAAGGGGAGGTTCCTCTTGAATGA
- a CDS encoding glycosyltransferase — protein sequence MKNTITLVMIVKNESENLGTCLDSVRDQVDEIVIVDTGSTDNTLEVAAKYTDKVYFYLWDEDFSAARNYAIARAGGDWILFLDADESLVCEPGQLKELVSRDNKIDAYMLPLDYPIAKSTDEYNRFLVLRLFRNNKGYHFKGKIHEQVVVHNHEVVGLADNIFIKHSMISPKERNRKRGRNLTALKKAISEEPDNYFLQYYIGVEWLGLGKPARALPFLQSAYQNLTDNHLLFRAPSLRYLLICLNALGNYDQTICLSQETAFKYPDYTDIYYLGGIAFEEKAEYKLAIKWLEQAVKCGVPPVIYSHMNGTGGFLAHYHLGFCYEKLGQVDVAQECYERALEVNDSYIYPVCNLFLLMLGRFGPGYTLNYFKKKGYLKKSDLALTVADLFFNSGYPGLAKGCLELLEEISHKTEEVVFQLGRYNIYSGRFQMGLNYMVQIPEASDLFTTAQTHRAVALLLAGRFKEGRNLGLEMWKNKMSKDTARAVLTLSNFMQGEEILRYPAKVNDLELMKSSITLLDMCYHYLPDRDGQRCPYLNQVISILEKMITGSSPDGYLTLEQYYKNKSNNLKEFFNYKFGTGGFMA from the coding sequence ATGAAAAATACCATTACCCTGGTTATGATTGTAAAGAATGAATCGGAAAACCTTGGTACCTGCCTTGATAGTGTCAGAGACCAGGTGGATGAGATTGTTATAGTGGATACCGGTTCTACGGATAATACCCTGGAGGTAGCCGCTAAATATACGGATAAAGTATATTTTTATCTTTGGGACGAAGATTTTAGTGCGGCCCGGAACTATGCTATTGCCAGGGCAGGTGGGGATTGGATTCTGTTCCTTGATGCTGACGAAAGCTTGGTTTGTGAACCGGGACAACTGAAAGAACTGGTTTCACGGGACAATAAAATAGATGCCTATATGTTGCCACTAGACTACCCCATTGCTAAATCCACTGACGAATACAACCGCTTTCTTGTACTTCGTTTGTTTAGAAATAACAAAGGTTACCACTTTAAGGGTAAAATTCACGAGCAGGTAGTTGTTCATAATCACGAGGTTGTGGGGCTGGCGGATAATATATTTATTAAACATAGCATGATTTCTCCGAAGGAGCGTAATCGTAAGAGAGGCCGGAACTTAACGGCACTGAAAAAAGCAATTTCTGAAGAGCCGGATAACTATTTTTTACAATATTATATTGGTGTAGAATGGCTGGGATTGGGTAAGCCCGCAAGGGCCCTTCCATTTTTGCAAAGTGCTTACCAAAACCTTACTGATAACCATTTACTTTTTCGTGCCCCGTCCTTACGCTATTTGTTAATTTGTCTTAATGCCTTGGGAAATTATGACCAAACCATCTGTCTAAGTCAGGAGACGGCTTTCAAATATCCTGATTATACGGATATTTATTATCTTGGCGGCATAGCCTTTGAAGAAAAAGCAGAGTATAAGCTGGCTATTAAATGGCTTGAGCAGGCCGTTAAATGCGGCGTTCCGCCGGTTATCTACAGCCACATGAACGGCACCGGGGGTTTTTTAGCCCATTACCACCTGGGATTTTGTTATGAGAAACTTGGTCAGGTTGACGTGGCACAGGAATGTTACGAACGGGCCTTAGAGGTAAATGACAGCTATATTTACCCGGTATGCAATTTATTTTTGTTAATGTTAGGCAGGTTCGGTCCCGGTTACACCCTTAACTATTTCAAAAAGAAAGGTTATTTAAAAAAATCGGATCTCGCTTTGACCGTAGCTGACTTGTTTTTTAACTCGGGATATCCCGGCTTAGCCAAAGGGTGTCTGGAATTGTTAGAGGAAATTTCACATAAAACAGAAGAAGTTGTTTTTCAACTAGGGAGGTACAACATCTATTCTGGCAGATTTCAAATGGGGCTGAACTATATGGTTCAAATCCCTGAAGCCAGTGATTTATTCACCACAGCACAAACCCACAGGGCAGTGGCCTTGCTGTTAGCGGGGCGATTTAAAGAAGGTAGGAACCTGGGTCTTGAAATGTGGAAAAACAAAATGTCCAAGGATACTGCAAGGGCGGTATTAACTTTAAGCAACTTTATGCAAGGAGAAGAGATTTTAAGGTATCCTGCCAAGGTTAATGATTTGGAATTAATGAAAAGTTCAATAACCCTACTGGATATGTGCTATCACTATCTACCGGATAGAGATGGTCAAAGATGTCCTTATCTTAATCAAGTGATTAGTATTTTGGAAAAGATGATAACAGGTTCTTCGCCGGACGGTTACCTTACCTTGGAGCAATATTACAAAAACAAATCTAATAATTTAAAGGAATTTTTTAACTATAAATTTGGAACCGGTGGTTTTATGGCATGA
- a CDS encoding glycosyltransferase: MKEIKVSLCLITKNEQHCLLNCINSAKYLVDEIVVVDTGSLDNTIHLARAAGARVLNFTWTGDFSQARNFCLAQATGQWVLVLDADEVLVPMGLEEFYDLLGNETVEGYFLHINNYHGDGKEMAQDKVVRLFRNKTEYRFTGAIHEQVAPSILKANDGSGLAVAPLVINHYGYLDEEVIKKDKFLRNTLIITKELANKPNDPFLLYSLALEHYQRKNILEGVQCLKKALTQLRGSEGYFEDVILNTAIGLLQLGRLEELMDFINKSLLMLPEQKDLILMRRLANQGLKRYLKAADTLEKSIDSRGKESFMKTRVMVASPVKQKEVILKQFLESLNKLEKSELELDFVFINDNNEHNLLEKFSRGKKNVRIIKATSNDSYICDEETHRWSEELIWKVAAYKNSFIKMALEEGYDYLFLVDSDLYLHPKTIKHLISLKKDIVSEVFWTRWGPEFKILPQVWGSDQYELYHVSRGQALSEEEKIQRIEEFIEKLSKPGTYKVGGLGACTLISQKALAKGVSFSEIYNLSFWGEDRHFCIRAVALGFELYADTYFPPFHIYRESELSELKEYKKKLNPVRGKVGKKDSTKKPKKRRGKGNKITLAMLVRNEAGRYLEKVLEQAKQYADNVVILDDASEDDTVDICKRVLEGIPLTIVSNKSASFNNEIVLRKKLWQMTVDTNPDWIIILDADELFENNDLKTLRISAEREDIYSYSFRLYDMWSETHYREDEYWCSHKWYRPFMIRYVPNFNYRWKETPQHCGRLPVNILDLKGEKHPLRIKHLGWMKPEDRLKKYYRYKQLDPQSIYGIAKQYESILDPCPNLVRWVED; the protein is encoded by the coding sequence ATGAAAGAAATAAAGGTAAGCCTGTGTCTGATTACTAAAAATGAGCAGCACTGTCTATTAAATTGTATTAACAGTGCTAAATACCTTGTAGATGAAATAGTCGTGGTAGATACCGGGTCTTTAGACAATACCATTCACCTGGCTCGGGCGGCGGGTGCCAGGGTTTTAAACTTTACATGGACAGGTGATTTTTCCCAGGCTAGAAATTTTTGTTTGGCACAGGCCACCGGCCAGTGGGTTCTTGTGCTTGACGCAGATGAAGTCCTAGTGCCTATGGGGTTGGAAGAATTCTATGATCTGCTTGGCAATGAGACTGTGGAAGGTTATTTTTTGCATATTAATAATTATCATGGCGACGGTAAAGAAATGGCCCAAGATAAGGTTGTTAGATTATTTAGAAACAAGACTGAATATCGTTTTACAGGCGCCATACATGAACAGGTGGCACCCTCAATCCTAAAAGCCAATGATGGTAGTGGTCTGGCTGTGGCACCTCTGGTTATTAACCACTATGGTTATCTGGATGAAGAAGTCATAAAAAAGGATAAGTTTTTACGCAACACATTAATTATAACCAAGGAGTTGGCAAACAAACCAAATGACCCGTTTCTTTTATATTCTTTAGCCCTTGAACATTACCAAAGGAAAAACATCCTTGAGGGGGTTCAATGTCTAAAAAAGGCACTAACACAATTGAGGGGATCAGAGGGTTATTTCGAGGATGTTATTTTAAACACTGCCATAGGCCTATTGCAATTGGGACGCTTGGAAGAATTGATGGATTTTATCAATAAGTCACTGCTAATGCTGCCGGAACAAAAGGACTTGATATTAATGAGGAGGTTAGCAAACCAGGGCTTAAAAAGATACCTTAAGGCTGCCGATACTCTAGAGAAATCAATTGATTCCAGAGGAAAGGAGAGCTTTATGAAAACAAGGGTAATGGTTGCAAGCCCCGTCAAACAAAAGGAAGTTATATTAAAGCAATTCCTTGAATCATTAAACAAACTAGAAAAATCAGAGTTGGAACTTGATTTTGTCTTTATTAATGACAATAATGAGCATAATCTTCTTGAAAAATTTAGCCGAGGTAAAAAAAACGTTCGTATTATTAAAGCCACATCTAATGATAGCTATATTTGTGATGAGGAAACCCATCGTTGGTCTGAAGAACTAATTTGGAAGGTAGCTGCCTATAAAAATAGTTTTATTAAAATGGCCCTTGAAGAGGGATATGACTATCTATTTCTTGTTGATTCAGATTTATATCTTCATCCCAAAACAATAAAGCATTTAATCTCTCTAAAAAAAGACATTGTTTCCGAGGTATTTTGGACCAGGTGGGGGCCTGAGTTTAAAATACTTCCCCAGGTTTGGGGTTCAGATCAATACGAGCTATATCATGTTTCCAGGGGGCAGGCATTAAGTGAAGAGGAAAAAATTCAAAGAATTGAAGAATTCATTGAAAAGTTATCAAAACCGGGAACCTATAAAGTTGGCGGATTAGGTGCCTGTACCTTAATCAGTCAAAAGGCTTTAGCAAAGGGAGTATCCTTTAGTGAGATATATAACCTCAGTTTTTGGGGCGAAGACAGGCATTTTTGTATCAGGGCAGTGGCATTGGGGTTTGAGCTTTATGCAGATACTTACTTCCCGCCCTTTCATATTTACAGGGAGTCAGAATTAAGTGAGCTTAAAGAATATAAAAAGAAGCTTAACCCCGTGCGAGGTAAGGTCGGTAAAAAAGATAGTACTAAAAAACCTAAAAAGAGAAGGGGAAAGGGGAATAAAATTACACTGGCTATGCTGGTGAGAAATGAGGCCGGGAGGTATTTGGAGAAGGTTTTAGAACAGGCCAAACAGTATGCTGACAACGTGGTAATTTTGGATGATGCCAGTGAGGATGATACTGTAGATATATGTAAAAGAGTATTAGAGGGTATTCCGTTGACTATAGTTTCCAACAAGTCAGCCAGTTTTAACAATGAAATAGTTTTGAGAAAAAAGCTCTGGCAAATGACCGTAGACACCAACCCGGACTGGATTATAATACTGGATGCCGATGAACTATTTGAAAACAACGATCTGAAAACGCTAAGAATATCGGCAGAACGTGAGGATATTTATTCTTATTCCTTTCGGTTGTATGATATGTGGAGTGAAACCCACTATCGGGAAGATGAATACTGGTGTAGCCATAAATGGTACCGTCCCTTTATGATCAGGTATGTTCCGAATTTTAATTACCGCTGGAAAGAGACTCCCCAGCATTGCGGGAGACTTCCGGTAAACATTTTGGATTTAAAGGGAGAGAAGCACCCGCTTAGAATAAAGCACCTAGGTTGGATGAAACCGGAAGATAGACTTAAGAAATATTACCGTTATAAGCAGTTAGACCCCCAAAGTATTTACGGCATAGCGAAGCAATACGAATCTATCCTTGACCCTTGTCCCAATTTGGTCCGGTGGGTGGAGGATTAA
- a CDS encoding DNRLRE domain-containing protein, with the protein MTIFNIPVAKDTFVISDKKYQEAQCNSPFLPVGKTGLGYMFLTNYLSYICFDLSSIPCHERVINANLKMFFYTPPFEGQPPEFIGLQALAEPFWDCFTKYTNRPATIPKMQKKIPIFNKYTSISVDVTKLAIAWHSGRLDNNGLALLPLNFTTSGLLIFCSSNSPECSKHPLLIVDTKSTKKKRTVDKEESHVVKEAEGFSSTQEVWNYSDYSFIAQNIGYCIILVKLQCGPDSENFIDEEPEIELLPGQTHVFINNFFTRYARLKFRLYPGDCEEGNIKIWLQGRF; encoded by the coding sequence ATGACTATATTTAATATTCCTGTTGCAAAGGATACCTTCGTTATCAGTGACAAAAAGTATCAGGAAGCTCAGTGTAATTCACCTTTTCTTCCGGTTGGAAAAACAGGTTTGGGTTATATGTTTTTGACTAATTATTTATCCTATATTTGTTTTGACCTGTCTTCTATTCCCTGCCATGAAAGGGTTATCAATGCAAACCTTAAAATGTTTTTTTACACCCCTCCCTTTGAGGGTCAACCGCCTGAATTTATAGGCCTTCAGGCTTTGGCGGAACCCTTTTGGGATTGTTTTACCAAATATACAAACCGTCCGGCCACAATACCAAAAATGCAAAAAAAAATCCCCATATTTAATAAATATACTTCAATTTCTGTAGATGTAACCAAATTAGCAATAGCCTGGCATTCCGGAAGGCTGGACAATAACGGGTTAGCATTGCTTCCCTTGAATTTTACCACCAGCGGTTTGCTGATTTTTTGCAGTTCAAACAGCCCGGAATGTTCAAAACACCCGTTGTTAATAGTTGATACGAAATCAACTAAAAAGAAACGTACAGTTGATAAAGAAGAAAGTCACGTTGTTAAAGAAGCAGAAGGTTTCAGTAGTACGCAAGAGGTATGGAATTATTCAGATTACAGCTTTATAGCACAGAATATTGGGTATTGTATAATACTGGTTAAATTGCAATGCGGTCCGGATAGTGAAAATTTTATAGACGAAGAACCAGAAATTGAATTATTACCCGGCCAAACACATGTTTTTATTAATAATTTTTTTACACGCTATGCCAGACTTAAATTTCGCCTGTATCCGGGTGATTGCGAGGAGGGCAATATTAAAATTTGGCTGCAGGGCAGGTTTTGA
- a CDS encoding LysM peptidoglycan-binding domain-containing protein, with protein sequence MSKSKLILPGLLISLLLSANPVLAADYTVKDGDSLWKISQKNNISIDKLKAINGLSNDLLSVGQVLRIDGTPETKQASTAKQQPMPQTTKTNQTGWLPTNTSLESQEKQPNTVASYRPNNTLYTVKPGDTLGAIAQKNGISLEDLRGLNNLKGDLIYAGQTLVLKGSVSRGGDVHRSDSIDENSSVRYGQLVDWFTEGINILKPNKVFTVTDTATGKIIKLQVLGGSNHCDVEPLTKEDTETMLSLFTAWTWTPRPVCIHIDGRDIAASLSGMPHTTIENIKDNNVTGHYDMYLLNSKPHGSGVSQSYVQQHYDALERAAKVD encoded by the coding sequence ATGTCAAAAAGTAAACTTATTTTACCAGGATTACTAATTTCACTTTTGTTAAGTGCCAACCCAGTCCTAGCGGCTGATTATACCGTAAAAGATGGTGATTCCCTTTGGAAAATATCTCAAAAAAATAATATCAGCATTGATAAATTAAAGGCGATCAATGGTTTGAGCAATGACCTTCTTTCTGTGGGACAAGTTCTTCGTATTGATGGAACCCCTGAGACAAAGCAGGCATCAACCGCTAAACAACAGCCCATGCCTCAGACCACAAAAACTAACCAAACTGGTTGGCTTCCTACGAATACCTCATTAGAGAGTCAGGAAAAACAGCCAAATACTGTGGCCTCTTATCGTCCCAACAATACGCTGTATACTGTGAAACCAGGGGATACCCTGGGTGCCATAGCGCAAAAGAACGGAATTAGTCTTGAAGATTTACGCGGGCTTAATAACCTGAAGGGTGATTTAATCTATGCCGGGCAAACCTTGGTTTTAAAGGGTAGTGTTTCCCGAGGCGGGGATGTGCATCGTTCTGATTCCATAGATGAGAACTCCTCTGTACGTTATGGCCAATTAGTTGATTGGTTCACTGAGGGAATTAATATTCTGAAACCCAATAAAGTCTTTACCGTAACCGATACGGCAACAGGAAAAATCATCAAACTTCAAGTGCTGGGGGGAAGCAACCACTGTGATGTGGAACCCTTAACAAAAGAAGACACTGAAACAATGTTAAGCCTCTTTACTGCTTGGACTTGGACCCCCAGACCTGTTTGTATTCATATAGATGGAAGAGATATTGCCGCCTCCCTCTCTGGCATGCCCCATACAACCATTGAAAATATAAAGGATAATAATGTTACCGGGCATTATGATATGTATCTGCTAAATAGCAAACCCCACGGTAGCGGTGTATCTCAAAGCTATGTTCAGCAGCATTACGATGCTCTGGAAAGAGCAGCAAAAGTCGATTAG